Proteins encoded by one window of Salmonirosea aquatica:
- a CDS encoding Gfo/Idh/MocA family protein, producing MSTRRTFLHTLGLGAGLSALAPTLLSATPSKTAAGRPAQKLRVAIMGLGSYGTRVAEAMKSCTSAELVGIVTGSPEKIPVWKSKYNIPDKNVYNYETIGQMKNNPDIDAVYVITPNSLHHKHVMQVAAAGKHAICEKPMADTAKHAQDMIDACEKAGVKLLIGYRLHFEPYTRKVIEMLRAGEMGKIMHVDNYQGFKIGDPTQWRLKKNLAGGGALMDVGIYCLNAARYLTAEEPVWVTAQETKTDPVKFAEVDETITFQLGFPSGIIATCATTYNFNFERLYVVGTKGFAEMSPAYGYGPLKGRTHKGPLEEPVVTHQTLQMDGMADIILNGKTVTPAVDGYEGLKDMKVIDAIYKSIKEGSKKVMLG from the coding sequence ATGAGCACGCGTCGTACTTTTCTACATACTTTGGGCTTGGGAGCGGGATTATCCGCCCTGGCCCCTACCCTTCTGTCCGCTACTCCCTCAAAAACCGCCGCTGGCCGGCCTGCCCAAAAACTTCGGGTGGCCATTATGGGCCTGGGGAGCTATGGTACCCGCGTAGCTGAGGCCATGAAATCGTGTACCTCGGCCGAACTGGTAGGTATCGTAACGGGCAGTCCCGAGAAGATTCCCGTTTGGAAAAGCAAATACAACATCCCCGATAAGAATGTCTACAACTACGAGACAATCGGGCAAATGAAGAACAACCCGGACATAGATGCCGTGTACGTCATCACGCCCAATTCGCTGCACCACAAGCACGTCATGCAAGTGGCGGCGGCAGGCAAGCATGCGATTTGTGAAAAACCGATGGCCGATACCGCAAAACACGCCCAGGACATGATCGATGCTTGCGAAAAAGCGGGCGTCAAGTTGCTCATTGGCTATCGACTGCACTTTGAGCCCTACACGCGGAAGGTCATCGAAATGCTGCGGGCCGGCGAAATGGGCAAGATCATGCACGTGGACAACTACCAGGGGTTTAAGATCGGCGATCCGACCCAGTGGCGTTTGAAGAAGAATCTGGCGGGTGGTGGTGCCCTGATGGATGTGGGCATCTACTGCCTGAATGCCGCTCGCTACCTCACCGCCGAAGAACCCGTGTGGGTGACGGCCCAGGAAACCAAGACCGATCCGGTCAAATTCGCGGAGGTAGATGAAACGATCACGTTTCAACTGGGCTTCCCGAGCGGAATCATCGCCACCTGCGCGACGACTTACAATTTCAATTTCGAGCGGCTGTATGTGGTAGGCACCAAAGGTTTTGCCGAAATGAGTCCGGCTTACGGGTACGGACCACTCAAAGGCCGTACCCACAAAGGTCCGCTTGAAGAACCCGTGGTTACGCACCAAACCCTGCAAATGGACGGCATGGCGGACATCATCCTGAACGGCAAAACCGTTACTCCGGCCGTAGATGGCTACGAAGGTTTAAAAGACATGAAGGTGATTGATGCGATCTATAAATCGATCAAGGAAGGCAGCAAGAAAGTCATGCTGGGGTAA
- the gcvH gene encoding glycine cleavage system protein GcvH — protein MKFPEELKYTEDHEWLRLEGDMATVGITDHAQHELGDIVYIDINTLGDTLAQNEVFGSVEAVKTVSDLFLPVAGEVLEINPALDSAPEAVNNDPYGEGWIIRMKVSDPAEADGLMSADDYKKFVGA, from the coding sequence ATGAAATTTCCCGAAGAATTGAAATACACCGAAGACCACGAGTGGTTGCGCCTGGAAGGCGATATGGCCACGGTGGGCATCACGGATCACGCACAGCACGAACTGGGCGATATTGTATACATCGACATCAATACCCTGGGCGATACGCTTGCGCAAAATGAAGTATTCGGCTCGGTGGAGGCAGTCAAGACCGTTTCGGATCTGTTTCTGCCCGTAGCGGGGGAGGTACTTGAAATCAATCCGGCGTTGGATTCCGCTCCTGAGGCGGTGAACAACGATCCCTATGGCGAAGGCTGGATTATTCGTATGAAAGTATCGGATCCCGCTGAAGCGGACGGCCTGATGTCGGCTGATGATTACAAGAAGTTCGTGGGTGCCTGA
- the murA gene encoding UDP-N-acetylglucosamine 1-carboxyvinyltransferase encodes MASFKITGGRHLKGEIIPQGAKNEALQILCAVLLTPEPVTIHNIPSIRDVNQLIDLLGDLGVRRTLLSDSSIRFEASDVNTDYMESESFKQKAAALRGSVMLLGPMLARFRKGRIPRPGGDKIGRRRLDTHFLGFEKLGAEFSYTQEDGGFYRVDAKNLKGTYMLLDEASVTGTANLLMAAVMAEGTTTIYNAACEPYLQQLCLMLNRMGAKISGVGSNLLTIEGVDKLHGTEHTMLPDMIEIGSFIGLAAMTQSEITIKNCQVPMLGVIPDVFRRLGIELEIRGDDIFVPAQDHYRIDSYLDGSTLTVADAPWPGFTPDLLSIVLVTATQAQGTVLIHQKMFESRLFFVDKLIEMGAQIILCDPHRATVIGLNRETQLRGIRMTSPDIRAGVALLIAALSGRGVSIIDNIEQIDRGYQHIDTRLNAIGAEIIRL; translated from the coding sequence ATGGCTTCATTCAAAATTACGGGTGGCCGCCACCTGAAAGGCGAAATAATACCCCAGGGTGCCAAAAACGAAGCGTTGCAGATTCTCTGCGCGGTACTTCTGACCCCCGAACCCGTTACGATTCATAATATACCCTCGATCCGGGACGTCAACCAGCTCATTGATCTGCTGGGCGATCTGGGCGTTCGCCGTACCTTGCTCAGCGACTCCTCCATCCGTTTCGAGGCGAGCGATGTCAATACCGACTACATGGAGTCGGAATCATTCAAGCAGAAAGCCGCCGCGCTGCGGGGCTCGGTCATGCTGCTGGGACCTATGCTGGCGCGTTTCCGTAAGGGGCGCATTCCGCGTCCGGGAGGCGACAAGATCGGCCGCCGACGCCTGGATACCCACTTTCTGGGCTTTGAGAAACTGGGGGCTGAATTCAGCTACACCCAAGAGGATGGTGGGTTTTACCGGGTGGATGCTAAAAATCTGAAAGGTACCTACATGCTCCTGGACGAGGCTTCCGTGACCGGTACGGCCAACTTGTTGATGGCGGCCGTCATGGCGGAGGGTACCACCACCATCTACAACGCCGCCTGTGAGCCCTACCTGCAGCAACTCTGCCTGATGCTCAACCGCATGGGCGCCAAAATTTCGGGGGTAGGATCCAACCTGCTCACCATCGAAGGCGTAGACAAACTTCATGGTACCGAACATACCATGCTGCCCGATATGATCGAAATCGGTAGTTTCATCGGCTTGGCCGCCATGACCCAATCCGAAATTACGATCAAGAATTGCCAGGTACCTATGCTGGGAGTTATTCCCGATGTATTCAGGCGTTTGGGTATCGAGCTGGAAATTCGGGGCGACGACATATTTGTGCCGGCTCAGGACCATTACCGCATTGACAGCTACCTCGATGGCTCTACCCTCACCGTGGCGGATGCCCCCTGGCCGGGCTTTACGCCCGACCTGCTCAGTATAGTGCTGGTGACCGCCACTCAGGCGCAGGGTACCGTGCTGATTCACCAGAAAATGTTCGAGAGCCGCCTGTTCTTTGTGGATAAGCTCATCGAAATGGGTGCCCAGATTATCCTGTGCGATCCCCACCGCGCCACGGTCATTGGCCTGAACCGCGAAACCCAGTTGCGGGGTATCCGCATGACCTCGCCCGACATCCGGGCCGGGGTGGCGCTACTCATCGCGGCGCTGTCGGGGCGTGGGGTTAGCATCATCGACAATATCGAGCAGATCGACCGCGGGTACCAGCACATCGACACCCGCCTCAATGCCATTGGGGCCGAAATCATCCGGTTGTAG
- the gldF gene encoding gliding motility-associated ABC transporter permease subunit GldF, which yields MYPIFQKEVSSFFNSLIAYIVMAAFLLAVGLIVWVFPDTNVLDYGYADLSVFFNLTPFVLVFLIPAVTMRSLAEESRTGTLELLLTKPLSDVSLVVGKFLANWLLVALMLLPTLLYYVSVYQLGNPPGNIDSAAVFGSYIGLLLLSGVLTAMGLWASSLNDNQIVAFVIGVFLGFVWYSGFGALSQLLGSGDLALFFSAAALDQQYQALGRGVVDLRNVVYLLSLIVFFLVLTYWRVGALRR from the coding sequence GTGTATCCCATCTTTCAAAAAGAGGTCAGTAGTTTTTTCAATTCCCTGATCGCCTACATCGTCATGGCAGCGTTCCTGCTGGCAGTTGGGCTAATTGTATGGGTATTTCCGGACACCAACGTACTGGATTATGGCTACGCCGACCTGAGTGTTTTTTTTAACCTCACTCCTTTTGTACTGGTGTTTCTGATTCCGGCGGTCACGATGCGGTCGCTGGCCGAAGAAAGCCGGACGGGTACCCTGGAGCTGTTGCTCACCAAGCCGCTGAGCGACGTTTCACTGGTGGTAGGTAAATTTCTGGCCAATTGGCTGCTGGTAGCCCTGATGCTGCTACCCACCTTACTGTACTATGTCAGTGTGTACCAATTGGGAAATCCGCCAGGCAACATCGACTCCGCCGCAGTGTTCGGTTCTTATATCGGTTTGTTGCTGCTGAGCGGCGTGCTGACCGCCATGGGACTCTGGGCTTCCTCGCTGAACGACAATCAGATCGTGGCCTTTGTCATCGGCGTATTCCTGGGCTTTGTGTGGTACAGCGGTTTCGGTGCCCTGTCCCAACTCCTGGGTTCGGGCGATCTGGCTCTGTTTTTCTCCGCCGCCGCCCTCGACCAGCAATATCAGGCGCTTGGTCGCGGTGTAGTAGACCTGCGCAATGTCGTGTACCTCCTCAGCCTGATTGTCTTCTTTCTGGTACTTACCTATTGGCGCGTGGGAGCACTTCGAAGGTGA
- a CDS encoding DUF4199 domain-containing protein, whose translation MSSFLNYFNKPLLKIPLIFGAATGVMAFLFFLGLYLIGVMPLGNKRTLDIGIYLIMMISACWYYRKKVGHGYMHFWEGLTIGYVVNSVGAFVSGWLVYLFIAWIDPGLFVRYLAEMKQLLMQGKPELVKRIGEVEFQAMLKSVSQTKPGELITDELSKKTVLAVLPILIISLLFRRQAPETAHP comes from the coding sequence ATGAGTTCATTTCTAAATTACTTCAATAAACCCCTGCTCAAAATTCCGCTCATTTTCGGGGCTGCCACGGGTGTCATGGCTTTTCTATTTTTTTTGGGCCTGTACCTGATTGGTGTCATGCCGCTAGGTAACAAGCGGACCCTTGACATTGGGATCTACCTGATCATGATGATTTCAGCCTGCTGGTATTACCGTAAGAAAGTGGGCCACGGCTACATGCACTTCTGGGAAGGACTCACCATTGGGTACGTGGTCAATTCCGTGGGCGCTTTTGTGTCGGGCTGGCTGGTGTACCTTTTCATTGCCTGGATCGATCCGGGTCTATTTGTGAGGTACCTGGCCGAGATGAAACAATTGCTGATGCAGGGCAAACCCGAGCTGGTCAAGAGAATCGGAGAAGTGGAATTCCAGGCCATGTTAAAAAGTGTGAGCCAAACCAAACCGGGCGAACTCATCACTGACGAACTGAGTAAGAAAACGGTGCTGGCCGTACTGCCCATTCTGATCATCTCCTTGTTGTTCCGCCGGCAGGCTCCCGAAACCGCTCATCCCTGA
- a CDS encoding DUF4199 domain-containing protein, producing MQEQPSTARIALKYGVITGVASIVYNVILIITEKNQNQALSSLGLIILVVGMVYAMREFKTENAGYMSYGQGLGIGTLISAISGLIGATFMMFYTQFIDTNFMQKTLDTARGDMEQRGMSDAQIDGAMQFSEKMMSPGIMFATGVFFSIFIGFIISLIVAAILRRNKPVFE from the coding sequence ATGCAAGAACAACCTTCTACCGCCCGCATTGCCCTGAAGTACGGTGTCATTACTGGCGTCGCCTCGATCGTATACAATGTCATTCTTATCATTACCGAAAAAAACCAGAATCAGGCACTCTCGTCCCTCGGATTGATCATTCTGGTGGTAGGGATGGTGTACGCGATGCGGGAGTTCAAGACCGAAAACGCCGGCTATATGTCCTACGGGCAAGGTCTGGGCATAGGTACCCTGATCTCAGCAATTTCGGGATTGATCGGTGCCACATTCATGATGTTCTATACCCAGTTCATCGATACGAACTTTATGCAAAAAACGCTGGATACCGCCCGCGGAGATATGGAGCAACGGGGCATGAGCGATGCGCAAATTGACGGAGCGATGCAATTCTCAGAAAAAATGATGTCGCCGGGTATTATGTTCGCCACGGGAGTTTTCTTTTCGATTTTCATCGGATTCATTATTTCCCTGATCGTGGCAGCCATCCTGCGCCGAAACAAGCCTGTATTTGAGTAA
- a CDS encoding DUF3267 domain-containing protein: MPRPSVATLYDSGEYRLVESFTIDEMPQFLAREAGFARVPLAGQPEKKATPKWVPIAVLFVLGAGFGALLGLSIKGMVSPPLLPLGWQLVLGVVGLFLVILPVHEGIHALFFKILGARKVGFGYSKKGLMVYAYAQRFVMSLPENALVAAMPFLLISLLLFICWVGVPGLKATWMIIFLLHMLGCMGDFILIGHAWKNRKKAMFTYDDLDEKRTYFFERQ; the protein is encoded by the coding sequence ATGCCCCGCCCCAGCGTAGCCACCCTATACGATTCCGGAGAGTACCGTTTGGTCGAATCGTTCACGATCGACGAAATGCCCCAGTTTCTGGCCCGGGAAGCAGGTTTCGCCAGGGTACCCCTGGCCGGACAACCTGAAAAAAAAGCTACTCCAAAGTGGGTACCAATTGCCGTACTCTTTGTGCTTGGAGCGGGGTTCGGGGCACTCTTGGGCCTTTCCATCAAAGGCATGGTTTCTCCACCCCTGCTACCCCTGGGCTGGCAGTTGGTACTAGGCGTAGTGGGGCTTTTTCTGGTAATTCTACCTGTTCATGAAGGCATCCACGCCCTGTTTTTTAAAATACTGGGTGCCAGAAAAGTGGGATTTGGCTATTCGAAAAAGGGCCTCATGGTATATGCCTACGCACAGCGGTTCGTGATGTCCCTTCCGGAGAATGCACTCGTGGCTGCCATGCCTTTCCTGCTTATCTCGCTGCTACTCTTTATCTGTTGGGTAGGGGTACCGGGACTGAAAGCGACCTGGATGATTATTTTCCTACTCCACATGTTAGGCTGTATGGGTGATTTTATCCTGATAGGCCACGCCTGGAAAAACCGTAAGAAAGCTATGTTCACGTATGACGACCTCGACGAAAAACGTACCTATTTTTTTGAACGTCAGTAG
- the porU2 gene encoding putative type IX secretion system sortase PorU2 — MIKNILFFLLIGVSSALGQAPYTNSWINYDQPYVKITIPKAGIYRLTGAQLTESGFPVATTQTDNIQLFYRGKEVPLRISKGTDGKLGATDFIEFFSPGNTGAQDSLVYRPASARPPTSYSLYSDDSYYFLTVSPTQKGKRVPQITFANPAATPEAFHLERQVKEYQDEWSFNNTSGLVPNLQQSYYERGEGWTGKMIKSDSLAKVAVTLVNRVPGTSYPVRLKALVNGRFEVNHPLQFFIGTRKFESLQFSGFDHRTVEGTLAENELDAQGTFTWAMQSQFKSPLELYSLTRYEVTYPQKFVMTGPGTKYFYLLPNASGVSTIAVQGLAEAEGNTALVYDVTEAGTPRHVESRYENGQLKMTVSGTATSRTLFVATQPTSVKALQKVDFKPYPTGFNYLVVTHAQLESSAQAYADYRRSEAGGRYNVLVVDTKDLYDQFNYGERGPLGIRNFLDYQLQDGKKDKYLLLVGNGVSFPDVLKTWQDRDFVPTFGYPGSDVLLSAGLGGAQSDSEAYRTGRLSASTNQQVLAYLAKVRETEATEADLSAKKILHLSGGKSVEEIARLQTILGDIEPLAEDSYLKGSVETVVKRTTDPVEDVSIAPQVNAGLGMITFMGHASPTVPDLNIGFASSPTSQLSNKGQYPFMYFNGCGVGNVFYRYETLATDWLMAPDRGAIGVLSNSFWSYAPTSGRYLNALYKALFTEEETLGKPIGEILQKVSHGIATDSPDAYDIANIHQLILLGDPALVVFRISKPDYSIHASRIFLQSKNPTLALGKADSLQVGVVLSNVGKSEAGRSISLQVKRTPNTGAAVILNYIVRAPALRDTIYLTFPNSGPLTQVEVLVDDKNEIDELRKDNNTATLALDWERAAGSVVYPTSARPDRLNPTMQVSINGKVPVNDAHLTANPTIMVVLTDENPMALDTSLIELYLKTCDSCDYSKVPYSQITYLLDSPNSLRATHQVSGGPGTYTLLVQGKDASGNRVGEPYRIRWIVEGNLEIPGVSVSPNPASYYAKFSIPMANVTGGGTINLDIYSLTGQLLEQLEFAAHPGDNEFYWLVRQPAGLYVYKIQANGRGYSGKIMVR; from the coding sequence ATGATAAAAAACATACTCTTCTTCCTGCTGATCGGTGTATCCTCAGCCTTGGGGCAAGCTCCCTACACAAACTCCTGGATCAACTACGATCAGCCCTATGTAAAAATCACCATTCCGAAAGCCGGCATTTATCGGCTTACCGGCGCGCAACTCACGGAGTCGGGCTTCCCGGTGGCAACGACGCAGACCGACAACATCCAGCTTTTTTATCGGGGTAAAGAGGTACCCCTGCGAATCAGTAAGGGAACAGATGGCAAACTGGGTGCGACGGATTTCATTGAATTCTTCTCACCCGGCAATACAGGCGCACAGGACAGCCTGGTGTACCGTCCGGCCTCGGCGCGGCCGCCTACGTCGTACAGCCTGTACAGCGACGACAGCTACTATTTCCTGACCGTTAGCCCTACGCAGAAAGGGAAGCGTGTGCCGCAAATTACCTTTGCCAACCCGGCCGCTACCCCGGAAGCCTTTCACCTCGAACGGCAGGTGAAAGAGTATCAGGACGAATGGTCGTTCAACAATACCAGTGGCCTGGTACCCAACCTGCAGCAAAGCTACTACGAGCGGGGGGAAGGCTGGACCGGGAAAATGATCAAGAGTGATTCGCTGGCCAAGGTTGCGGTGACCCTCGTCAATCGGGTGCCGGGTACTTCCTATCCCGTTCGATTGAAAGCTCTGGTCAATGGCCGCTTTGAAGTCAATCATCCGCTCCAATTTTTTATTGGTACCCGAAAATTTGAAAGTCTACAATTCAGTGGTTTCGACCACCGCACCGTGGAGGGTACCCTGGCCGAAAACGAGCTGGATGCCCAGGGTACCTTCACCTGGGCCATGCAGTCGCAGTTCAAAAGTCCGCTGGAACTCTATTCGCTTACCCGCTACGAAGTAACCTACCCCCAGAAGTTTGTAATGACGGGGCCAGGTACCAAATATTTTTACCTGCTTCCCAATGCCTCCGGTGTTTCTACTATTGCCGTACAGGGATTGGCAGAAGCGGAGGGAAATACCGCTTTGGTATACGATGTGACAGAAGCAGGTACCCCCCGCCATGTGGAAAGTCGCTACGAAAACGGCCAGTTGAAAATGACGGTTTCCGGTACGGCTACCAGCCGGACATTATTTGTAGCGACTCAGCCAACCTCAGTTAAAGCCTTGCAAAAGGTAGATTTTAAACCATACCCGACGGGTTTTAATTATCTGGTTGTCACCCACGCACAACTCGAAAGTTCGGCCCAAGCCTACGCCGACTACCGTCGTTCGGAAGCCGGGGGTAGGTACAACGTGCTGGTGGTCGACACGAAGGATTTGTACGATCAGTTCAATTATGGAGAAAGGGGACCGCTGGGAATTCGTAATTTTCTGGACTATCAGCTTCAGGATGGCAAGAAAGACAAGTATCTGCTGCTGGTCGGCAATGGAGTGAGTTTTCCGGATGTACTGAAAACCTGGCAGGATCGCGACTTCGTACCTACCTTCGGGTATCCGGGTTCGGACGTGCTGCTGTCGGCGGGACTGGGAGGTGCCCAGTCGGATAGCGAGGCTTACCGAACTGGTCGCCTGAGTGCCTCCACCAACCAGCAGGTACTCGCGTACCTCGCAAAAGTACGGGAAACCGAAGCAACGGAGGCCGATCTTTCGGCCAAGAAAATCTTGCACTTGAGCGGAGGTAAGTCGGTGGAGGAGATTGCCCGGCTCCAGACGATCCTGGGCGATATAGAGCCTCTGGCCGAAGATTCTTACCTGAAGGGATCGGTCGAAACGGTAGTGAAGCGCACCACTGATCCGGTGGAGGATGTGAGCATCGCTCCCCAAGTGAATGCCGGACTGGGCATGATCACTTTTATGGGCCACGCCTCGCCCACGGTACCCGACCTGAATATTGGCTTTGCTTCGTCGCCTACCTCCCAGCTGAGCAACAAGGGACAGTACCCCTTCATGTACTTCAATGGCTGCGGGGTAGGTAATGTATTTTATCGCTACGAAACACTGGCCACGGACTGGCTCATGGCGCCGGACAGAGGGGCAATCGGGGTACTTTCCAACTCGTTCTGGAGCTACGCGCCCACGTCGGGAAGGTACCTCAATGCGCTGTACAAAGCTTTGTTTACCGAAGAAGAAACGCTGGGAAAACCTATCGGCGAGATTTTGCAGAAAGTAAGCCACGGCATTGCCACCGACTCACCCGATGCGTACGATATTGCCAATATCCACCAGCTCATTCTGCTGGGCGATCCGGCATTGGTCGTGTTCCGGATCAGCAAGCCTGACTACTCGATTCATGCCAGCCGTATTTTTCTCCAAAGTAAAAATCCTACGCTGGCGTTGGGTAAAGCCGATTCGCTCCAGGTAGGGGTGGTGTTGAGCAATGTGGGCAAGTCGGAGGCAGGCCGCAGCATCAGTCTCCAAGTGAAAAGAACGCCCAACACTGGTGCGGCGGTAATTTTGAATTATATTGTCCGGGCCCCGGCGCTGCGCGATACGATCTACCTGACTTTTCCAAACAGCGGGCCGCTCACTCAGGTGGAGGTGTTGGTGGATGATAAGAACGAAATTGATGAACTTCGGAAAGACAACAATACGGCCACACTCGCCCTGGATTGGGAGCGCGCGGCGGGGTCGGTGGTGTACCCCACCTCGGCCCGGCCCGACCGACTGAATCCTACCATGCAGGTCAGTATCAATGGCAAGGTACCCGTCAACGACGCCCATCTGACTGCAAATCCTACCATTATGGTCGTGTTGACGGATGAAAACCCGATGGCGCTTGACACAAGTTTGATTGAACTATATCTGAAAACCTGCGACAGCTGCGATTACAGTAAGGTACCTTATTCACAAATCACCTACTTGCTTGATTCTCCCAACAGCCTGCGGGCCACCCATCAGGTCTCGGGCGGACCGGGGACGTACACGCTGCTGGTACAGGGAAAAGATGCAAGCGGAAATCGGGTAGGGGAGCCGTACCGCATTCGGTGGATTGTGGAGGGAAATTTGGAAATACCGGGCGTAAGCGTCAGCCCCAACCCGGCGAGCTACTATGCCAAATTCTCCATACCTATGGCCAATGTTACGGGCGGGGGTACCATCAACCTCGACATTTACTCGCTGACGGGACAGCTTCTGGAACAACTAGAATTTGCCGCGCATCCGGGCGACAACGAATTCTACTGGCTCGTGCGGCAGCCCGCCGGCCTGTATGTGTATAAAATTCAGGCGAATGGCCGGGGGTACAGTGGAAAAATCATGGTGAGGTAG
- a CDS encoding dihydroorotase, producing the protein MKILVRSVRIMDKTSPLDGQVRDILIEEGRIAQIGESLTANEAQVVEADHWCVSPGWLDLRVASRDPGFEHKEDLDSVREAALRGGFTEIVLLPNSSPVVDAKDTLNYVRRPLGGPVRVHVTAAVTRKAEGTDFTEMIDLHRAGAVAFTDGENPIQNADILLKALLYLRPLNALLINRPEDRQLTLYGQMNEGVTSTLLGMKGMPALAEEMMLSRDLKLLAYALEQAVLPQDHSHSDTLPMLHVSLVSTARAVALIREAKAAGLPVSCDVAAHQLVFDDSALLGFDTNLKVNPPFRTPADREALRQGLADGTIDCLVSDHSPHDEECKNLEFDHADFGITGLETAFSLSLMHSGLPVEDIIEKLTSRPRRILRLPVANIIEGQPANLTFFAPDLAWRYEKTASLSKNTPFLGQNLTGKVMGVINDGHARWFV; encoded by the coding sequence ATGAAAATACTCGTACGTTCCGTACGGATCATGGATAAGACCTCGCCGCTCGACGGTCAGGTTCGGGATATCTTGATAGAAGAGGGCCGGATTGCGCAGATTGGCGAGTCGCTGACAGCGAACGAAGCCCAGGTCGTGGAGGCGGATCATTGGTGTGTGTCGCCCGGCTGGCTAGACTTGCGGGTAGCCTCGCGCGACCCCGGCTTTGAACACAAGGAGGATCTCGACTCCGTGCGCGAAGCGGCTTTGCGGGGAGGATTTACTGAAATCGTACTACTGCCTAATTCCAGTCCGGTGGTGGATGCCAAGGACACACTCAACTATGTGCGTCGGCCTTTGGGTGGGCCTGTACGGGTACACGTGACCGCCGCAGTAACACGAAAAGCCGAGGGTACGGATTTCACCGAGATGATCGATCTGCACCGGGCGGGCGCAGTCGCATTTACGGATGGTGAAAATCCGATCCAGAACGCGGACATTCTGCTCAAAGCCTTGCTGTACCTGCGCCCTTTGAATGCCCTGCTCATCAACCGTCCCGAAGACCGGCAACTGACCTTGTACGGGCAAATGAACGAGGGAGTTACCAGTACCCTGCTGGGTATGAAAGGAATGCCTGCACTGGCCGAGGAAATGATGCTGAGCCGCGATTTGAAATTGCTGGCCTATGCCCTGGAACAGGCGGTTCTGCCCCAGGATCACTCCCATTCTGACACGCTGCCCATGCTGCATGTATCCCTGGTTTCTACGGCGCGCGCCGTGGCGCTGATCCGGGAAGCTAAGGCGGCCGGGCTACCGGTTTCGTGTGACGTGGCGGCCCACCAGCTGGTGTTTGACGACAGCGCTCTGCTCGGTTTCGACACGAACCTGAAAGTGAACCCCCCTTTTCGCACGCCTGCCGATCGCGAAGCCCTGCGTCAGGGACTGGCTGATGGTACCATCGATTGTCTGGTATCGGATCATAGCCCACACGACGAAGAATGCAAGAACCTGGAATTCGATCATGCGGATTTCGGGATTACTGGCCTGGAAACAGCATTTTCTTTGAGCCTGATGCATAGCGGTTTGCCTGTGGAAGATATCATAGAGAAACTTACCAGCCGTCCGCGCCGGATTCTGCGTTTGCCCGTAGCCAATATCATCGAAGGCCAACCGGCCAACCTCACCTTCTTTGCCCCGGACTTAGCATGGCGTTATGAAAAAACGGCGTCCCTTTCCAAGAACACCCCCTTTCTGGGACAAAACCTTACGGGAAAAGTAATGGGTGTGATTAACGACGGCCATGCGCGCTGGTTTGTCTAA